One stretch of Pigmentiphaga aceris DNA includes these proteins:
- a CDS encoding ribonucleotide-diphosphate reductase subunit beta, translating into MLTWDDQSAHPVNPAARASSDGEANTRAKMDADTAATSAASHRVNASDKRIINGQTDVNQLVPFKYKWAWEKYLATCANHWMPQEINMSRDIALWKNPNGLTEDERRIVKRNLGFFVTADSLAANNIVLGTYRHITAPECRQFLLRQAFEEAIHTHAYQYIVESLDLDEAEIFNAYNEVPSIRAKDEFLIPFIDAIADPHFKTGTPVADQTLLKSLIVFACLMEGLFFYVGFTQILALGRQNKMTGAAEQYMYILRDESMHCNFGIDLINTVKLENPHLWTPEFREEIRELFRKAVELEYAYAEDTMPRGVLGMNASMFKSYLRFIANRRCQQIGIEALYPQEENPFPWMAEMIDLKKERNFFETRVIEYQTGGALSWD; encoded by the coding sequence ATGCTGACTTGGGACGATCAATCTGCACACCCAGTGAACCCGGCCGCACGCGCGTCGTCGGATGGCGAAGCGAACACGCGAGCCAAGATGGACGCCGACACCGCCGCAACCAGCGCCGCGTCACACCGCGTGAACGCCAGCGACAAGCGCATCATCAACGGACAGACCGACGTCAATCAGCTGGTCCCGTTCAAGTACAAGTGGGCCTGGGAAAAGTACCTGGCCACCTGCGCCAATCATTGGATGCCGCAGGAAATAAACATGTCGCGCGACATCGCCTTGTGGAAGAACCCGAACGGGTTGACCGAGGATGAACGTCGCATCGTCAAACGCAACCTCGGCTTCTTCGTCACGGCCGACTCGCTGGCTGCGAACAACATCGTGTTGGGCACCTATCGCCACATCACCGCGCCCGAGTGCCGACAGTTCCTCTTACGGCAGGCATTCGAGGAAGCAATTCACACACATGCGTATCAATACATCGTTGAAAGCCTCGATCTCGACGAAGCAGAGATTTTCAACGCGTATAACGAGGTACCATCCATCCGCGCGAAAGATGAGTTCCTGATTCCATTCATCGACGCGATTGCAGATCCGCATTTCAAGACCGGCACGCCGGTTGCGGACCAAACCTTGCTGAAGTCGTTGATCGTCTTCGCGTGCTTGATGGAAGGACTGTTCTTTTACGTAGGCTTCACGCAGATTCTTGCGCTTGGCCGACAGAACAAGATGACGGGCGCTGCCGAGCAATACATGTACATCCTTCGCGATGAGTCCATGCATTGCAACTTCGGCATCGATCTCATCAACACGGTGAAGCTTGAAAATCCTCACTTGTGGACACCAGAATTCCGTGAAGAAATTCGCGAATTGTTCCGCAAGGCAGTGGAGCTGGAATACGCTTACGCCGAAGACACAATGCCGCGCGGCGTGTTGGGCATGAACGCATCGATGTTCAAGTCTTATCTGCGCTTCATTGCGAACCGTCGGTGCCAGCAGATCGGCATCGAAGCGCTCTACCCGCAGGAAGAAAATCCCTTCCCGTGGATGGCTGAAATGATCGACTTGAAGAAAGAGCGGAACTTCTTCGAGACACGCGTGATCGAGTACCAGACCGGCGGCGCGCTGAGTTGGGACTGA
- a CDS encoding histone H1, with protein MKTVAAKKAAPAKKAVAAKKAAPAKKAAPAKKVAVKAAAKKAAPAKKAAPAKKVAVKAAAKKAAPAKKAAPAKKVAVKAVAKKAAPAKKAAPAKAAPAAKKATPAKTTAAAKKATPAKAPAKAASTKAAPAAKKAAPAKAAPAAKKAPAAKKAPAGKKATVVTQAPAEATAAPAKAAPAAAPEAPAKKAPARKAAPKKAAPAPATPPSTAAAPGAKTALNPAAAWPFPTGSRP; from the coding sequence GTGAAGACGGTTGCAGCGAAGAAGGCCGCACCGGCGAAGAAGGCTGTTGCCGCCAAGAAGGCTGCACCGGCCAAGAAAGCCGCGCCCGCCAAGAAAGTTGCAGTGAAGGCTGCAGCCAAGAAGGCAGCGCCGGCCAAGAAAGCCGCACCTGCGAAGAAGGTTGCCGTGAAGGCTGCTGCCAAGAAGGCAGCACCGGCCAAGAAAGCCGCGCCCGCCAAGAAGGTTGCAGTGAAGGCTGTTGCCAAGAAGGCAGCACCGGCGAAGAAGGCCGCACCCGCCAAGGCAGCTCCGGCCGCCAAGAAGGCAACGCCTGCCAAGACCACCGCCGCTGCCAAGAAGGCAACGCCCGCCAAGGCTCCGGCCAAGGCAGCGTCGACCAAGGCAGCTCCGGCCGCCAAGAAAGCAGCACCGGCAAAGGCCGCTCCTGCAGCCAAGAAGGCCCCCGCTGCCAAGAAGGCTCCGGCAGGCAAGAAGGCAACTGTCGTGACCCAGGCTCCGGCCGAAGCCACCGCAGCACCGGCCAAGGCAGCTCCGGCCGCCGCACCGGAAGCACCGGCCAAGAAGGCTCCGGCCCGCAAGGCTGCACCGAAGAAGGCCGCGCCGGCTCCGGCAACGCCGCCGTCGACCGCTGCCGCACCCGGTGCCAAGACCGCACTGAACCCGGCCGCAGCATGGCCGTTCCCGACGGGCAGCCGTCCCTGA
- a CDS encoding glycine zipper 2TM domain-containing protein, producing the protein MTIARISSSASGAATRARRWLAIGAAVSALAITAGCATGNSSNSGYSRSQAQREQTVRIATVESVREVTIDGGQTGVGTGAGAIVGGVAGSTMGGGRGQILTTVLGAVVGGIAGQAVEGSASKRRGLEITVEYANGDLRAITQDADETFRPGDRVRVMSGGGVTRVTH; encoded by the coding sequence ATGACGATAGCTCGCATTTCCTCTTCTGCCTCGGGCGCTGCAACGCGTGCGCGCCGTTGGCTGGCGATCGGCGCTGCGGTGTCGGCGCTTGCGATCACAGCCGGCTGCGCGACCGGCAACAGCTCGAATTCCGGCTACTCGCGTAGCCAGGCACAGCGTGAACAGACCGTGCGTATTGCCACCGTTGAATCGGTGCGTGAAGTCACCATCGACGGCGGCCAGACTGGTGTGGGTACCGGTGCCGGTGCGATTGTTGGCGGCGTGGCCGGCAGCACCATGGGCGGTGGCCGCGGCCAGATTCTGACGACGGTGCTGGGTGCCGTGGTTGGCGGTATTGCCGGTCAGGCGGTTGAAGGCAGCGCCTCCAAGCGCCGTGGCCTGGAGATCACCGTGGAATATGCCAACGGTGACCTTCGTGCGATTACCCAAGATGCTGATGAGACCTTCCGTCCTGGCGATCGCGTGCGCGTGATGTCCGGTGGCGGCGTGACGCGCGTAACACACTGA
- a CDS encoding YggT family protein → MFSDIARFLIDIFFTLFGAVLLLRAWMQNVRLAPGNPVARGVFQATDWIVKPLRRVIPGAGGIDWASIVAAWLVALVFLVLTLAVIGGNPLMLFPMGFAIALLTVLKWALNLLLWMTLIMAVLSWVNPSAPAMPLLYQLTAPFLNPLRRVTPRLGGFDMAPLLLFVIVQVLLMVVARLSATWFGW, encoded by the coding sequence ATGTTCAGTGACATCGCGCGTTTTTTGATCGACATCTTCTTCACGCTGTTTGGTGCCGTGCTGTTGTTGCGCGCCTGGATGCAGAACGTGCGCCTTGCGCCCGGCAATCCGGTTGCTCGCGGCGTGTTTCAGGCAACCGACTGGATCGTCAAACCTCTGCGCCGTGTCATTCCAGGCGCGGGTGGCATCGACTGGGCGTCGATCGTCGCGGCCTGGCTGGTGGCACTGGTGTTCCTGGTGCTGACCTTGGCAGTCATTGGCGGCAACCCGCTGATGCTGTTCCCGATGGGCTTTGCGATTGCGCTGCTGACCGTGCTGAAGTGGGCGCTGAATCTGCTGTTGTGGATGACGCTGATCATGGCCGTGCTGTCCTGGGTCAATCCAAGCGCACCAGCCATGCCGCTGCTGTACCAGCTGACTGCCCCCTTCCTGAACCCCCTGCGTCGCGTTACGCCGCGTCTGGGCGGCTTCGACATGGCCCCGCTGCTGCTGTTTGTCATCGTGCAGGTGCTGCTGATGGTCGTGGCACGACTCAGCGCCACCTGGTTCGGGTGGTAA
- a CDS encoding PP0621 family protein, whose protein sequence is MGKLLFWIIVIIGVLFALRMLARHAGKPKSKPVPPTAPPASGRKSDAVPHMARCAHCGIHLPRAEALLLKGNTWCSEEHAQLGARQLD, encoded by the coding sequence ATGGGCAAGTTGCTGTTCTGGATCATCGTCATCATCGGCGTGCTGTTTGCGCTGCGCATGCTTGCCCGCCATGCCGGCAAGCCCAAGTCCAAGCCAGTTCCACCCACGGCTCCGCCGGCCTCCGGGCGCAAGTCCGACGCCGTGCCGCACATGGCACGCTGCGCGCACTGCGGCATTCACCTGCCGCGCGCCGAAGCCCTGCTGCTGAAAGGCAACACGTGGTGTTCGGAAGAACATGCGCAGCTGGGTGCACGCCAGCTCGACTGA
- a CDS encoding zinc-ribbon and DUF3426 domain-containing protein, whose amino-acid sequence MALATRCPQCGTAFRLVADQLRLHDGLVRCGACSAIFDGRQNQFEVDPMALPASGSTPIVPPPIEPMTPTFVDAPPPTPIVPPIPERLPEPDPEPVPAAPVAEPAASPSPETLSEPVDPALLGPSTRLVLPQTPPASEPPAPADTAPPKPVVDTPVKSSKDGLSGASAVGAASSALGGVPSAGPGAVPDVASPKPAPVNPPLADSKPAESKPAAPASSPTGTVPPAPVAPKPPEPRPSFRPSLAQPVRPIPARSAAAAPAPAPASSAARDLPDVKADDASAHGVGAREPSLHEPIPLAPSGDANLLHAPQSFGARDVPEGVDQRREPRFVDSSDTLNPAAAPAVMRSPRAAESGQPTGASNVRASIIDNGLPAPRLRTRADGSIPDLQARLRADAEAETAEDMAVPELRRESADPTAPVTSDADRDAPAEPIYAWDPATEDTAELAAPLVVDAPPRGLLEEPAEAPTPRRVWPWVVGVLMAALVLGAQAIWVWRDEIATDLPITRPVLTSLCGALGCTVGYPRHPELLSIESSALEPWHSDTNAATEPGAANRLALRVVLRNRHSLPQPWPSIELTLTDLSDAAVVRRVLSPSDYLPADTVSKPMPARSERSLRVPVDPPAEPVSGYRLSVFFP is encoded by the coding sequence ATGGCTCTTGCTACCCGGTGTCCGCAGTGCGGCACCGCATTCCGTCTTGTTGCCGACCAGCTCCGCCTGCATGACGGGCTGGTGCGCTGTGGCGCGTGTTCGGCAATCTTCGACGGTCGGCAAAATCAGTTCGAAGTCGATCCGATGGCCTTGCCGGCCAGTGGCAGCACGCCCATCGTGCCGCCACCGATCGAACCGATGACCCCGACGTTTGTCGACGCGCCGCCGCCGACACCGATCGTGCCGCCGATTCCCGAACGTTTGCCGGAACCCGATCCCGAGCCTGTACCAGCGGCCCCGGTCGCTGAACCGGCCGCATCGCCCTCGCCGGAAACGCTGAGCGAACCGGTGGACCCGGCCTTGCTCGGACCGTCTACGCGCCTGGTCTTGCCGCAGACGCCACCCGCGTCAGAACCGCCCGCGCCTGCCGATACTGCACCGCCGAAGCCGGTTGTGGATACACCCGTCAAGTCGTCCAAGGATGGTTTGTCAGGGGCGTCGGCAGTTGGGGCTGCGTCTTCGGCCCTTGGTGGCGTGCCGAGCGCAGGCCCGGGTGCCGTGCCCGATGTGGCATCACCCAAGCCCGCGCCTGTCAACCCGCCGTTGGCAGACAGCAAACCCGCAGAAAGCAAACCCGCAGCGCCCGCGTCGTCCCCGACAGGCACGGTGCCGCCTGCGCCCGTCGCGCCCAAGCCGCCTGAGCCTCGGCCGAGCTTCCGTCCCTCACTGGCCCAGCCCGTGCGGCCGATTCCTGCGCGCTCTGCCGCTGCTGCGCCAGCACCTGCCCCCGCATCGAGCGCCGCGCGCGACCTTCCAGACGTGAAGGCTGACGATGCATCCGCCCACGGTGTCGGCGCACGCGAACCCAGTTTGCACGAACCGATTCCGCTTGCACCCAGTGGCGATGCGAACCTGTTGCATGCTCCGCAATCCTTCGGTGCACGCGATGTGCCAGAGGGTGTGGACCAGCGTCGCGAGCCGCGTTTTGTCGACAGCAGTGACACCTTGAATCCGGCCGCTGCGCCGGCTGTGATGCGCTCGCCCAGAGCCGCCGAATCGGGGCAGCCAACCGGTGCATCCAACGTGCGCGCCAGCATCATCGACAACGGATTGCCGGCTCCTCGTCTGCGTACCCGCGCCGATGGCAGCATTCCCGATCTGCAGGCCCGCCTGCGTGCCGATGCCGAAGCGGAAACCGCTGAGGACATGGCGGTGCCAGAATTGCGCCGCGAATCCGCCGACCCGACCGCCCCGGTGACGTCCGACGCCGATCGTGATGCGCCTGCCGAACCGATCTACGCCTGGGACCCGGCAACCGAGGATACCGCCGAGCTGGCGGCACCCCTCGTGGTCGATGCGCCCCCGCGTGGCCTGCTGGAAGAGCCTGCCGAAGCACCCACCCCCCGGCGCGTATGGCCTTGGGTCGTGGGCGTGCTGATGGCGGCGCTGGTGCTGGGGGCTCAGGCGATCTGGGTGTGGCGTGACGAGATCGCCACCGATCTGCCGATCACGCGCCCGGTGCTGACATCGCTGTGCGGGGCGCTGGGCTGTACCGTCGGTTATCCGCGCCACCCTGAATTGCTGTCGATCGAATCGTCGGCGCTCGAACCCTGGCACAGCGATACCAATGCTGCCACCGAGCCGGGCGCGGCCAACCGATTGGCCTTGCGCGTGGTGCTGCGCAACCGGCATTCGCTGCCCCAGCCCTGGCCGTCCATCGAACTGACGCTGACCGATCTGAGCGATGCAGCAGTGGTGCGCCGTGTGCTGTCACCGTCTGACTACCTTCCCGCCGATACCGTTTCCAAGCCCATGCCGGCGCGCAGCGAGCGCAGCTTGCGGGTTCCCGTGGACCCACCTGCCGAGCCGGTGTCCGGTTATCGCTTGTCCGTATTCTTCCCTTAA
- the prmA gene encoding 50S ribosomal protein L11 methyltransferase — MRELVLDCPEALAESLSDALLDAGALSVSVEDADEGTQAEQPLFGEPGLEPDVQAWSRNRVVALIADGDDPAQLMDQASGALSLDAAPAWTLREVPDADWVRLTQSQFEPIAVDGRIWIVPTWHDVPGEARVASPAGVDGVVIRLDPGLAFGTGSHPTTHLCLSWLASNLQAGQRVLDYGCGSGILAIAARKLGAGPTVGIDIDPQAVQSAHDNAQANDVEIDAGLPDTHAGWRADVVVANILSNPLKVLAPMLCERVLPGGHLVLSGVLERQAEEVAAVYATWLNISVWQARDGWVCLHGQRPA, encoded by the coding sequence GTGCGCGAACTGGTTCTAGATTGTCCTGAAGCGCTCGCTGAGTCGCTATCCGATGCCTTGCTCGACGCCGGCGCGCTGTCGGTGTCGGTGGAAGACGCCGACGAAGGTACCCAGGCCGAACAGCCCTTGTTCGGTGAACCCGGCCTGGAGCCTGACGTGCAGGCGTGGTCACGCAATCGTGTGGTTGCGCTGATCGCCGACGGCGACGACCCGGCACAGCTGATGGATCAGGCCAGCGGCGCGTTGAGCCTTGACGCAGCGCCCGCCTGGACGCTGCGTGAGGTGCCGGACGCCGACTGGGTGCGCTTGACCCAGTCTCAGTTCGAACCCATTGCGGTAGACGGCCGGATCTGGATCGTGCCCACCTGGCACGATGTGCCGGGTGAAGCCCGCGTTGCCTCGCCTGCGGGCGTGGATGGCGTGGTGATCCGGCTTGATCCGGGCCTGGCCTTCGGTACCGGCAGCCATCCCACGACGCACCTGTGCCTGTCGTGGCTGGCCAGCAACCTGCAGGCCGGCCAGCGCGTGCTGGACTACGGTTGCGGGTCCGGCATTCTGGCGATTGCCGCGCGCAAGCTGGGCGCAGGTCCCACGGTAGGTATCGACATCGATCCGCAGGCCGTTCAGTCGGCGCATGACAATGCGCAGGCCAACGATGTGGAAATCGATGCTGGCTTGCCCGACACGCATGCCGGATGGCGTGCCGATGTCGTGGTGGCCAATATTCTGTCCAACCCTTTGAAGGTGTTGGCACCGATGTTGTGCGAACGTGTGCTGCCGGGTGGCCACTTGGTCTTGTCCGGCGTGCTCGAACGTCAGGCCGAAGAGGTCGCGGCCGTGTATGCAACGTGGTTGAATATCAGCGTCTGGCAAGCTCGCGACGGCTGGGTCTGCCTGCACGGGCAACGCCCCGCATAA
- a CDS encoding ribonucleoside-diphosphate reductase subunit alpha encodes MQLSTPTGTHTTPPPVPQPARLSIDASAYTDYKTLRRNGSVVGFEPAKVSIAMTKAFLAVNGGQGAASARVRELVEQLTSQVVSALIRRQPSGGTFHIENIQDQVELALMRSGEHDVARAYVLYREKRNQERAQKRQQNAELNRHALHVTDQGVRVPLDMDHLRDVIEAAAAGLNESLNAEPANGFATAPTNQVDVDLILKETVKNLYDGIPVDEVFKSAILSARAALERDPAYSLVTSRLLLHTIRKEVLGIEVNQGEMATRYADYFAGYIDLGIAAGRLSPELRNFDVARLAAALDHTRDLQFSYLGLQTLYDRYFLHIENRRIELPQAFFMRVAMGLALREDDRETRAIEFYDILSRFDFMSSTPTLFNAGTLHSQLSSCYLTTVPDDLEGIYDAIKENALLAKYAGGLGNDWTQVRALRSHIKGTNGESQGVVPFLKVVNDTAVAVNQGGKRKGAVCTYLETWHLDLEEFLELRKNTGDERRRTHDMNTANWIPDLFMKRVMEAGDWTLFSPSDTPDLHDKVGREFEAAYVGYEQQAANGTLKLFKKMPALTLWRKMLSMLFETGHPWITFKDPCNIRSPQQHVGVVHSSNLCTEITLNTNASEIAVCNLGSVNLVAHLKHHEDGSIELDHDKLQRTISVAMRMLDNVIDINYYAVDKARNANLRHRPVGLGIMGFQDCLHVKRLPYASQEAVEFADRSMEAVCYFAYWASTELAAQRGRYESYAGSLWDRGILPQDSIALLREARGGYVDVDARSTLDWDALRARIKTHGMRNSNSVAIAPTATISNIIGVSACIEPTYQNLYVKSNLSGEFTIVNDYLVRDLKKLGLWDEVMVADLKYFDGSLARIDRVPAELRRLYATAFEVEPHWLVEAAARRQKWIDQSQSLNIYMAGASGKKLDDTYKLAWQRGLKTTYYLRTLGATSAEKSTGRGGELNAVSMAGAAQSNASMHASSASAASLPEPEILGAACTLRPGDAGFDDCEACQ; translated from the coding sequence ATGCAGCTTTCGACACCGACCGGCACGCACACGACTCCACCCCCTGTCCCGCAGCCCGCCCGGCTTTCCATCGATGCGTCGGCATACACCGACTACAAGACCTTGCGCCGCAATGGCAGCGTAGTGGGATTTGAGCCGGCCAAGGTATCGATCGCCATGACCAAGGCCTTCCTGGCGGTCAATGGCGGCCAGGGTGCGGCATCGGCGCGGGTCCGTGAGCTGGTCGAACAGCTGACCTCACAGGTGGTGTCGGCCCTGATTCGTCGGCAGCCCAGTGGCGGCACCTTCCATATTGAAAACATCCAGGATCAGGTCGAACTGGCCTTGATGCGATCAGGCGAGCACGACGTGGCGCGTGCATACGTGCTCTATAGAGAGAAGCGCAATCAGGAACGTGCGCAGAAACGGCAACAGAACGCCGAGCTGAATCGGCACGCACTGCATGTCACCGACCAGGGTGTGCGCGTGCCGCTGGACATGGATCACTTGCGCGATGTGATCGAGGCTGCGGCCGCGGGCTTGAATGAAAGCTTGAATGCTGAACCTGCCAACGGGTTTGCGACCGCCCCCACCAACCAGGTAGACGTCGATCTGATCCTGAAAGAGACCGTGAAGAATCTGTACGACGGCATCCCCGTCGACGAAGTGTTCAAGTCGGCCATTCTGTCGGCGCGCGCCGCGCTGGAACGTGACCCGGCCTATAGCCTGGTGACCTCGCGTCTGTTGCTGCACACCATCCGTAAGGAAGTGTTGGGCATCGAAGTGAACCAGGGCGAGATGGCAACGCGTTATGCAGACTACTTCGCGGGTTATATCGATCTGGGCATTGCGGCTGGTCGCCTGTCCCCCGAGCTGCGCAATTTCGATGTCGCGCGGCTGGCTGCTGCACTGGACCACACACGCGATCTGCAGTTCAGCTACCTTGGCTTGCAGACCTTGTACGACCGCTATTTCCTGCACATTGAGAACCGGCGCATCGAATTGCCGCAGGCGTTTTTCATGCGCGTGGCCATGGGCCTGGCGCTGCGTGAAGATGACCGCGAAACGCGCGCCATCGAGTTCTACGACATCTTGTCGCGCTTCGATTTCATGAGCTCGACGCCCACCCTGTTCAATGCGGGCACCCTGCATTCGCAACTATCGTCCTGCTACCTGACCACCGTGCCCGACGACCTGGAAGGCATCTACGACGCGATCAAGGAAAACGCGCTGCTGGCCAAATACGCGGGTGGCCTGGGCAACGACTGGACGCAGGTGCGTGCGCTGCGCAGCCACATCAAAGGCACCAATGGCGAAAGCCAGGGCGTGGTGCCTTTCCTGAAAGTGGTGAACGACACCGCAGTCGCGGTCAATCAGGGAGGCAAACGCAAAGGGGCGGTCTGTACCTATCTGGAAACCTGGCATCTGGATCTGGAAGAGTTTCTGGAACTGCGCAAAAACACCGGTGACGAGCGTCGCCGCACGCACGACATGAACACCGCGAACTGGATTCCCGATCTGTTCATGAAGCGCGTGATGGAAGCCGGTGACTGGACCTTGTTCTCGCCATCCGACACGCCTGACCTGCACGACAAAGTCGGTCGTGAATTCGAAGCGGCCTATGTTGGCTACGAACAGCAGGCTGCCAACGGCACGCTCAAGCTGTTCAAGAAAATGCCGGCGCTGACGCTGTGGCGAAAGATGTTGTCGATGCTGTTCGAGACCGGCCATCCGTGGATCACATTCAAAGACCCGTGCAACATTCGCTCACCGCAACAACACGTTGGTGTGGTGCACAGTTCCAACCTGTGTACCGAGATAACCCTTAACACCAACGCGTCAGAGATCGCCGTCTGCAATCTTGGATCGGTGAATCTGGTGGCGCATCTGAAGCACCATGAAGATGGCAGCATCGAACTCGATCACGACAAACTTCAGCGCACGATCAGCGTTGCCATGCGCATGCTCGACAACGTGATCGACATCAACTATTACGCAGTCGACAAGGCGCGCAATGCCAACCTGCGTCACCGTCCGGTGGGTCTTGGCATCATGGGATTCCAGGACTGCCTGCATGTGAAACGCTTGCCCTATGCGTCGCAGGAAGCCGTTGAATTTGCCGATCGTTCGATGGAAGCCGTCTGCTATTTCGCGTACTGGGCATCGACCGAACTGGCTGCGCAACGCGGCCGTTATGAGTCGTATGCGGGGTCGCTGTGGGACCGCGGCATTCTGCCGCAGGACTCCATCGCATTGCTGCGCGAAGCACGCGGTGGATACGTCGATGTCGATGCGCGCAGCACACTCGATTGGGATGCGTTGCGTGCTCGCATCAAGACGCATGGCATGCGCAATTCCAACAGCGTGGCGATTGCCCCGACGGCAACGATTTCCAATATCATCGGAGTGTCTGCCTGCATCGAACCGACCTATCAGAATTTGTACGTCAAATCGAACCTCTCCGGTGAGTTCACCATCGTCAACGACTACCTGGTTCGCGATCTCAAAAAGCTCGGCCTCTGGGACGAAGTCATGGTCGCCGACTTGAAGTATTTCGATGGGTCGCTGGCCCGCATCGATCGTGTGCCGGCCGAGCTCAGACGACTCTATGCCACCGCATTCGAAGTCGAACCGCATTGGCTGGTGGAAGCCGCCGCGCGCCGCCAGAAGTGGATCGATCAATCTCAGTCATTGAACATCTACATGGCCGGCGCATCGGGCAAGAAGCTCGACGACACCTACAAGCTTGCATGGCAGCGTGGCCTGAAGACCACCTATTACCTGCGCACGCTCGGTGCCACCAGCGCGGAAAAATCCACCGGCCGTGGTGGTGAACTCAACGCGGTGTCGATGGCGGGTGCTGCGCAATCGAACGCATCCATGCACGCGTCTTCCGCCTCGGCGGCCTCGCTTCCCGAACCGGAAATTCTTGGGGCTGCCTGCACGCTGCGCCCCGGCGATGCCGGCTTCGATGATTGCGAAGCCTGCCAGTAA
- a CDS encoding carbohydrate kinase family protein: MSAPVIICGSIAFDSIMVFEGQFQEHILPEQVHKLSVSFLVPTMRKEFGGCAGNIAYNLKLLGGQPIPVATVGQDGLDYQTRLKDLGIDTRWVKVASESYTAQCFITTDLSDNQITAFHPGAMALSAANDLRDAPGEWAIVAPDAKDAMFAHAERLHARGVPFIFDLGQAMPLFDGEDLTRMLKMARALTVNDYEASVVVQRTGRSLAELSQSLDAVVVTHGEEGATVIVKGVETTVAPVAAAQVVDPTGCGDAHRAGLLFGLISGWNWVDACSLGNLMGSIKIAERGPQNHAPSREDIAGQLKAAYGLSLPEAAIAG; this comes from the coding sequence ATGTCTGCACCGGTAATCATCTGCGGCTCCATCGCTTTCGACTCGATCATGGTGTTCGAAGGCCAATTCCAGGAACACATTCTTCCTGAGCAGGTGCACAAGCTGAGCGTGTCGTTCCTGGTGCCGACCATGCGCAAGGAATTCGGTGGCTGCGCCGGCAACATCGCCTACAACCTCAAGTTGCTGGGCGGTCAGCCGATTCCGGTGGCTACGGTCGGCCAGGACGGCCTGGACTACCAGACGCGCCTGAAAGACCTGGGCATCGACACCCGCTGGGTGAAGGTGGCATCGGAGTCGTACACAGCCCAGTGTTTCATCACCACCGATCTGTCGGATAACCAGATCACCGCCTTCCACCCGGGCGCAATGGCCTTGTCTGCTGCCAACGACCTGCGCGACGCGCCGGGCGAGTGGGCAATCGTCGCCCCCGATGCCAAGGATGCGATGTTCGCGCACGCAGAACGCCTGCATGCGCGTGGTGTGCCCTTCATCTTCGATCTGGGTCAGGCCATGCCGCTGTTCGATGGTGAAGACCTGACCCGCATGCTGAAGATGGCACGTGCACTCACGGTCAACGACTACGAGGCATCGGTCGTGGTGCAACGCACGGGTCGCAGCCTGGCCGAACTGTCGCAGTCGCTGGACGCCGTGGTGGTCACGCATGGTGAAGAAGGTGCCACGGTGATCGTGAAGGGCGTGGAAACCACGGTTGCGCCCGTGGCCGCAGCGCAAGTGGTCGATCCGACTGGTTGCGGCGATGCACATCGTGCCGGCCTGCTGTTCGGTCTGATCTCGGGCTGGAACTGGGTTGACGCGTGCAGCCTGGGCAATCTGATGGGCTCGATCAAGATCGCCGAACGCGGTCCGCAGAACCACGCGCCTAGCCGCGAAGACATCGCGGGCCAGCTCAAGGCCGCCTATGGCCTGAGCCTGCCTGAAGCCGCTATCGCAGGCTGA
- the ampD gene encoding 1,6-anhydro-N-acetylmuramyl-L-alanine amidase AmpD — MSQCTPPLSLDADGWLTPAPGVTRLPSPNVDTRPEGEAVSLLVIHNISLPPGEFGGPYIADLFLNRLDLNAHPWFARLEGLRVSAHFFVRRDGQIVQFVASTQRAWHAGVSQHAGRERCNDFSVGIELEGTDTEPFTDVQYTRLAQLDAALRARHPIVAVRGHEHIAPGRKTDPGPHFDWTRMAHECAWPRDALPD; from the coding sequence ATGTCTCAATGCACCCCGCCGCTGTCGCTCGATGCCGACGGCTGGCTGACCCCTGCTCCCGGCGTGACGCGCCTGCCGTCACCCAACGTGGACACGCGCCCGGAAGGCGAGGCAGTGTCCTTGCTGGTGATCCACAACATCAGCCTGCCCCCCGGTGAATTCGGCGGTCCTTATATTGCAGACCTGTTCCTGAACCGGCTCGACCTTAACGCGCACCCGTGGTTTGCGCGCCTGGAAGGACTGCGTGTGTCGGCGCATTTCTTCGTGCGCCGCGACGGTCAGATCGTGCAGTTCGTCGCCAGTACCCAGCGTGCGTGGCATGCAGGTGTGTCGCAGCACGCGGGTCGCGAACGCTGCAATGATTTCTCCGTGGGCATCGAGCTGGAAGGCACCGACACCGAGCCCTTCACCGACGTGCAATACACGCGGCTGGCACAGCTTGATGCTGCCCTGCGTGCACGACACCCCATCGTCGCAGTGCGCGGACACGAACATATTGCACCGGGTCGCAAGACCGATCCCGGACCGCATTTCGATTGGACACGCATGGCCCATGAATGCGCATGGCCACGCGACGCCCTGCCCGACTGA